Proteins from one Listeria weihenstephanensis genomic window:
- a CDS encoding fructose-bisphosphatase class III — protein sequence MQADQFKYLSLLSRNYPTIASTATEIINLEAILNLPKGTEHFLSDLHGEYEAFEQVLRNGSGVVKRKIHDVFGDRLTDAEINSLATLIYYPEQKLDIILETTENLDFWYRNTLVQLIELCVHVSSKYTRSKVRKAMPADFEYILQELLHENHLVMDKSLYYQEIITSIISLDRAAEFIGALARLIQRLVVDHLHIVGDVYDRGPYPDKIMDSLMSYHSLDFQWGNHDMLWMGAASGSRVCLANVLRISSRYLNLDIIEDSYGISIRPLALFAEENYGEDPCTDFLPQKTAITEQSKTEINQIARMHKAIAVIQFKLEGEIIARHPEFEMNHRLLLNMIDYSAGTVTIKGKTYPLKDTHFPTIDPADPYALTKAEHELIDKLVFSFKNCEKLQRHVSFLYSKGSMVLTYNGNLLYHGCIPLNEDGSFMEMTLKGQKYAGRALLEQFEQIAREGYFRTSGTPEKKYALDIVWYLWTGATSSLFGKSEMTTFERYFVEDKETHVEKKNAYYKLRNEEEICHQILIEFDLDPSGHIINGHTPVKEGKGESPIKAGGKMLVIDGGFSPAYQKTTGLAGYTLLYNSFGLQLVSHQPFTSTEDAIKQETDILSTRQVIETETERKLVRDTDIGKDLLQQVDELKCLISAYRQGLIKEQRS from the coding sequence ATGCAAGCAGACCAATTCAAGTATTTAAGTTTGTTGTCTCGTAATTACCCTACTATCGCAAGCACCGCCACAGAAATCATTAATTTAGAAGCTATTCTCAATTTGCCTAAAGGTACCGAGCATTTTCTAAGCGATCTGCACGGCGAATATGAGGCTTTTGAGCAGGTACTCCGCAACGGTTCCGGTGTCGTCAAGCGCAAAATTCATGATGTTTTTGGCGATCGCTTAACGGATGCCGAGATCAATAGTTTGGCAACACTCATCTATTATCCCGAACAAAAATTAGACATTATCCTTGAAACGACGGAAAATTTGGATTTTTGGTATCGCAACACATTAGTCCAATTAATCGAACTCTGCGTCCATGTCTCCTCTAAGTATACCCGCTCAAAGGTCCGCAAAGCAATGCCCGCCGATTTTGAATATATATTACAAGAATTGTTGCACGAAAATCATCTCGTGATGGATAAATCGCTCTATTATCAGGAAATTATCACGAGTATTATTTCGCTTGACCGTGCCGCTGAGTTCATTGGTGCTCTCGCCAGGCTGATTCAGCGCCTTGTTGTCGATCATTTACATATTGTTGGTGACGTTTACGACCGCGGACCTTATCCTGATAAAATCATGGATTCTTTGATGAGCTACCACTCCCTCGATTTTCAGTGGGGCAATCACGATATGCTCTGGATGGGTGCTGCAAGTGGATCGCGCGTTTGTTTGGCGAATGTGCTGCGGATTTCGAGTCGATATTTGAATCTAGATATCATCGAGGACAGCTACGGCATCTCGATTCGACCGCTTGCTCTTTTTGCTGAGGAGAACTACGGCGAGGACCCTTGTACCGACTTTTTACCACAGAAAACGGCGATCACCGAGCAAAGTAAGACCGAGATTAATCAGATTGCGCGAATGCATAAAGCGATTGCAGTGATTCAGTTTAAGCTAGAAGGCGAGATCATTGCGCGTCATCCTGAGTTTGAAATGAACCACCGTTTGCTGCTTAATATGATCGATTATAGCGCTGGGACAGTGACGATTAAAGGCAAAACATATCCGCTCAAAGACACCCATTTCCCAACGATTGATCCCGCTGATCCGTATGCCCTTACAAAAGCAGAACATGAACTGATCGATAAACTTGTTTTTTCCTTTAAAAATTGTGAAAAATTGCAACGTCACGTTTCGTTTCTTTATTCTAAAGGAAGCATGGTACTCACGTATAACGGGAATCTGCTATATCACGGCTGCATCCCATTGAACGAAGATGGTAGTTTTATGGAAATGACATTGAAAGGACAAAAATATGCTGGGCGCGCGCTGCTAGAACAGTTTGAACAAATCGCGCGGGAAGGTTATTTTAGAACAAGCGGCACCCCAGAGAAAAAATACGCTCTCGATATCGTTTGGTATTTATGGACCGGCGCCACCTCTTCCCTATTTGGAAAAAGTGAAATGACGACGTTTGAGCGTTATTTTGTGGAGGATAAGGAGACGCATGTTGAGAAAAAGAATGCGTATTATAAACTGCGGAATGAGGAAGAGATTTGCCATCAGATTTTGATCGAATTCGATTTAGATCCGAGCGGTCATATTATTAACGGCCACACGCCAGTCAAAGAAGGTAAGGGCGAGAGTCCGATTAAGGCGGGTGGCAAGATGTTAGTCATTGATGGCGGTTTCTCCCCTGCTTACCAAAAAACAACAGGTCTGGCGGGCTATACGCTTCTGTACAACTCTTTTGGCTTACAACTCGTCTCCCATCAACCGTTTACTTCGACGGAAGATGCGATCAAGCAAGAAACCGATATTCTCTCGACGCGCCAGGTGATTGAGACAGAAACCGAGCGGAAATTAGTTCGTGATACGGATATTGGAAAGGATTTATTACAGCAAGTTGATGAGTTGAAATGTTTGATTAGCGCGTATCGGCAAGGTTTGATAAAAGAACAACGCAGTTAA
- a CDS encoding gamma-glutamyl-gamma-aminobutyrate hydrolase family protein: MMTVIIGISGTRRSMEFPQNIFEARATVNDTYVKAIAEAGGAPIILPVTENGYAKEIVERIDGLVLTGGDDISPFLYGEEPLAQLSATLPERDFYEMALLKETLAQNKPVLAICRGVQLMNVAFGGTLYQDISYAPDIERQHLQRTDPEFPIHSITTKEDSELRAIFGEKTMVNSLHHQVIRHIADEFHATAWASDGVIEGLEREGDLFVVGVQWHPEIMVKQSAEMCTLFRTFVQKVEENRG; the protein is encoded by the coding sequence ATGATGACAGTTATTATCGGAATTTCGGGAACACGTCGTAGTATGGAGTTTCCACAAAATATATTTGAAGCGAGGGCAACGGTGAATGACACGTATGTGAAAGCAATTGCCGAGGCGGGAGGCGCGCCGATTATTTTGCCAGTCACAGAGAATGGTTATGCAAAAGAAATTGTCGAGCGGATTGATGGACTTGTACTCACAGGAGGCGATGATATTTCGCCATTTTTATATGGGGAGGAACCATTAGCCCAGCTTAGCGCCACATTGCCAGAACGCGATTTTTATGAAATGGCGCTTTTAAAAGAGACGCTTGCTCAAAATAAGCCGGTATTAGCGATTTGTCGAGGAGTGCAACTGATGAACGTGGCATTTGGTGGTACGCTGTATCAAGATATCAGTTATGCGCCAGATATTGAGCGCCAACATTTACAACGCACAGATCCAGAATTCCCGATTCACTCGATCACGACAAAAGAAGATTCTGAGTTGCGTGCTATTTTTGGTGAGAAAACAATGGTAAATTCGCTACATCATCAAGTTATTCGACACATTGCTGATGAATTTCATGCTACTGCTTGGGCGTCGGACGGTGTGATTGAAGGCTTGGAACGAGAAGGGGATCTTTTTGTTGTAGGCGTGCAGTGGCATCCAGAAATCATGGTGAAACAGAGTGCTGAAATGTGTACGTTATTCCGAACTTTTGTACAAAAAGTGGAAGAGAACAGAGGATAA
- the psiE gene encoding phosphate-starvation-inducible protein PsiE: MDFIKKWSDRTPRILRAALNVALILVALTLVISMFKEIWEIFHSVFYDTTENFYTVTEEILVFFLYFEFLALIIKYFEMEYHFPLRYFIYIGITAIVRYIIIDHESATSTLLLSGAILVLIVSLFVANTKTLRRDTN, from the coding sequence ATAGATTTTATTAAGAAATGGTCAGATCGGACACCAAGAATATTGCGAGCAGCGCTAAATGTGGCTTTAATCTTGGTCGCACTAACACTTGTTATCTCTATGTTTAAAGAAATTTGGGAGATTTTCCATAGCGTTTTCTATGATACAACGGAGAATTTTTATACGGTTACAGAAGAAATTTTAGTTTTCTTTCTTTATTTTGAGTTTTTAGCCCTGATTATTAAATATTTTGAGATGGAGTATCATTTTCCGTTACGTTATTTTATTTATATTGGAATTACGGCGATTGTTCGTTACATCATCATTGATCACGAGAGTGCTACGTCCACACTATTACTATCCGGCGCGATTTTAGTACTCATCGTCTCGCTTTTTGTCGCTAATACGAAGACGCTTCGGCGTGATACGAATTAG
- a CDS encoding short chain dehydrogenase, protein MKILVVGATGTIGKAVVAKLEKEHTVITASRKNADVTLDMTSVASIQKMYEEIGKIDALAVAAGSAYFGPLETMTPEENKQSIDGKLAGQMNLVLLGLNHLNDGGSFTLITGIMMDDPIKQGASAAMVNGGIRAFVKSAAIEMPRSIRINSVSPNVVQESWDKFADFFVGFNPVPVEKVAQAFVKSILGGQTGQNYEVY, encoded by the coding sequence ATGAAAATACTAGTCGTTGGAGCAACAGGAACCATTGGAAAAGCGGTGGTTGCCAAGTTGGAAAAAGAGCATACCGTGATTACAGCAAGCCGAAAAAATGCGGATGTGACGCTGGATATGACATCCGTTGCAAGTATTCAGAAGATGTATGAAGAAATAGGCAAAATAGATGCGCTGGCTGTTGCGGCAGGTTCAGCGTATTTCGGCCCACTTGAAACGATGACACCAGAAGAAAATAAGCAATCAATCGATGGTAAACTAGCTGGTCAAATGAACTTAGTTTTGCTAGGTTTAAACCATTTGAATGATGGCGGGAGTTTCACGCTTATTACGGGAATTATGATGGATGATCCGATCAAACAAGGTGCTTCTGCAGCCATGGTTAATGGTGGTATTCGTGCTTTCGTCAAGTCGGCTGCGATTGAAATGCCTCGTTCGATTCGGATCAATAGTGTGAGTCCAAACGTAGTACAAGAATCCTGGGATAAGTTTGCCGATTTCTTCGTTGGCTTTAACCCAGTTCCTGTTGAAAAAGTCGCCCAAGCATTTGTCAAAAGCATTTTAGGCGGACAAACTGGTCAGAATTATGAAGTGTATTAG
- a CDS encoding OsmC family protein, whose protein sequence is MDLVRGKHGFDVIHENGNWQLNRDTGFSPTQATVAAVAACSGYVYDSILEKKRIDYTIENIHVTFEQDQEAVIHVLKKIEVTFTLKVADADQIKAEKALHLVKKSCPVAMSLDPKIEIIEKVIFS, encoded by the coding sequence ATGGATTTAGTTAGAGGTAAACACGGGTTTGACGTGATACATGAGAATGGTAATTGGCAGTTAAATCGGGATACTGGTTTTTCCCCAACACAAGCAACCGTTGCGGCTGTAGCAGCTTGCAGTGGTTATGTTTATGATTCAATCTTAGAAAAGAAACGCATTGATTATACGATTGAAAATATTCATGTCACGTTTGAACAAGATCAAGAAGCAGTGATTCACGTTTTAAAGAAAATCGAAGTAACCTTCACCTTAAAAGTAGCGGATGCAGATCAAATAAAGGCTGAAAAAGCACTTCATCTTGTGAAGAAATCGTGTCCTGTTGCGATGTCCTTAGATCCGAAAATTGAAATTATCGAGAAAGTTATCTTTTCATAA
- a CDS encoding glycosyltransferase family 4 protein: MNIGIFTDTFFPQISGVATSIKTMEKELTKRGHNVYIFTTSDPQADLEAEQGKVFRFSSFPFVFFPERRIAIAGTQKIAHLIKRLEIDVIHTHTEFSMGLLGKKMAKKFHLPVLHTYHTMYEDYLHYIGKGKLIGQGVVQRLSRAFCDSMDTVIVPTEKVQMSLRSYGVTNPIRVIPTGTEFRSFQPGRFDKDGLSQLKTDLGISPEDKVVVSIGRVAQEKGIDIIVKAFPSVVERLPNAKLLIVGDGPSRKELEELAFTEDISKSVIFAGEQDWETIGRYYQLGDVFVSASTSETQGMTYIEAMASGIPVIAKTDRSNENLILDRKTGRSFKEDWQLPAMLQETLMQPEVAEQLVANALEHIQHFSAEQFGTNIEQLYMEMCEEYGWVNGERTYEPLDQYTVSNYVLSIPAAVLQKREKKVRKYHE, translated from the coding sequence GTGAACATTGGCATTTTTACAGATACTTTTTTTCCGCAGATTAGCGGTGTAGCAACATCAATTAAGACGATGGAAAAAGAGTTAACCAAACGAGGACATAACGTATATATATTTACGACCTCAGATCCACAGGCTGACTTGGAAGCGGAGCAAGGCAAAGTATTCCGTTTTTCAAGCTTTCCGTTTGTGTTTTTTCCTGAGCGACGAATTGCGATTGCTGGAACGCAAAAAATCGCCCATCTGATCAAACGTTTAGAAATTGATGTGATCCATACGCATACTGAATTTTCCATGGGGCTACTCGGGAAAAAAATGGCGAAGAAATTTCATCTTCCTGTTTTGCACACGTATCACACGATGTACGAGGATTATTTGCATTATATTGGTAAGGGGAAACTTATCGGACAGGGCGTTGTACAGCGACTAAGTCGTGCTTTTTGTGATTCGATGGATACCGTTATTGTTCCCACAGAAAAAGTACAGATGTCACTCAGAAGTTATGGTGTGACCAATCCGATTCGAGTGATTCCAACTGGAACGGAATTCAGATCATTCCAACCAGGTCGTTTTGATAAGGATGGTTTGTCGCAGTTGAAAACTGATTTAGGCATTTCACCTGAGGATAAGGTTGTCGTATCCATTGGGCGCGTGGCTCAAGAAAAAGGCATCGATATTATCGTGAAAGCTTTTCCGAGTGTTGTGGAGCGGTTACCGAATGCGAAATTGCTGATTGTTGGTGATGGTCCTTCTAGAAAAGAACTGGAAGAGTTAGCATTTACGGAGGATATTTCAAAATCAGTCATTTTTGCAGGTGAGCAAGATTGGGAGACAATTGGTCGTTATTATCAATTGGGCGATGTGTTCGTGAGCGCTTCAACCTCTGAAACGCAAGGTATGACATATATCGAAGCAATGGCTTCTGGGATTCCTGTCATTGCAAAAACTGATCGCAGTAACGAAAATCTGATTTTAGACCGGAAAACGGGTCGCAGTTTTAAAGAAGATTGGCAATTACCAGCGATGTTACAAGAAACGCTTATGCAACCAGAAGTAGCAGAACAATTAGTAGCAAATGCACTAGAACATATTCAACATTTTTCAGCGGAACAATTTGGTACGAACATTGAACAATTGTACATGGAAATGTGCGAGGAATATGGTTGGGTTAATGGAGAAAGAACGTATGAACCGCTCGATCAGTATACGGTTAGCAATTATGTGTTAAGTATTCCAGCGGCAGTCCTTCAAAAACGTGAGAAGAAAGTGAGAAAATACCATGAATAG
- a CDS encoding glycosyltransferase family 4 protein: protein MNRITMLSSAETVKGQGVASAYRELVNLMTTHHADKYDVAINTYRKSEITHYHTIDFPFFLSTFAKKKRGVMVGYVHFLPETLDESLKLPWIAKKVFYKYVILFYKRMDILVVVNPSFIPELVAYGIPEEKIKYIPNFVSANTFYPMADSEKKELRAAHGIAEDAFVAIGVGQVQHRKGVLDFIEVAKQLPEMQFIWAGGFSFGKITAGYKELKEIYDNPPANVKFPGIIERADMNAYYNMADVLFLPSFNELFPMAILEGMSSGLSVLLRDLELYEGILAGNYISAPDVPGFKAQLERMMTDKAYLEEAKNGAKKGAAYYSEARLTGIWQEFYDGLLKG from the coding sequence ATGAATAGAATTACGATGCTATCCTCTGCGGAAACAGTAAAAGGACAGGGGGTAGCTTCTGCTTATCGAGAATTAGTTAATTTAATGACAACACACCATGCGGATAAGTATGATGTCGCTATTAATACATATCGCAAATCTGAGATCACGCATTATCACACGATTGACTTCCCGTTTTTTTTATCAACATTTGCAAAGAAAAAGCGTGGTGTAATGGTCGGCTATGTGCATTTTTTGCCGGAGACTTTAGATGAGAGTTTAAAGCTTCCTTGGATTGCGAAAAAAGTTTTTTATAAGTACGTCATCTTGTTTTACAAACGGATGGATATATTGGTCGTCGTGAATCCATCGTTTATTCCAGAACTAGTGGCATACGGGATTCCAGAAGAGAAGATTAAATACATTCCTAATTTCGTATCTGCAAACACGTTCTATCCAATGGCGGATTCGGAAAAGAAAGAGCTTCGCGCAGCACATGGCATTGCAGAAGATGCTTTTGTCGCGATTGGTGTTGGGCAAGTGCAACATCGTAAAGGTGTGCTTGATTTTATCGAAGTCGCAAAACAGTTACCCGAGATGCAATTCATTTGGGCTGGCGGTTTCTCGTTCGGAAAAATTACGGCGGGGTATAAAGAGTTGAAGGAAATTTACGATAATCCTCCTGCAAATGTAAAGTTCCCAGGTATTATCGAACGTGCGGACATGAACGCGTACTACAATATGGCGGACGTCCTTTTCTTACCATCCTTTAATGAGCTGTTTCCAATGGCCATTTTAGAAGGTATGAGTAGTGGGCTTTCGGTGTTGTTGCGCGATTTAGAACTTTACGAGGGAATCCTTGCTGGCAATTATATCTCGGCACCTGACGTTCCTGGTTTTAAAGCGCAATTGGAACGTATGATGACAGATAAAGCCTATTTAGAAGAAGCAAAAAATGGTGCTAAAAAAGGTGCAGCTTACTATTCAGAAGCCAGACTAACAGGAATATGGCAGGAATTTTATGATGGGCTTTTGAAAGGATAG
- a CDS encoding lysylphosphatidylglycerol synthase transmembrane domain-containing protein, giving the protein MGKNTSRHVISILLVVAISVGFIYFQFRNVNWSMVFDVLKNVNLVYIGIACLAMFLYWWLEAVVLQRFGKQADPALKLRTSFRITMIGQFFNSVTPFASGGQPAQLYLLTRRKIDIGLASSVLLIKFIIYQAVIVGTFIFFLIVGFPLLGHTTFEIKYLILIGFVINLGVIVALMTVARSERVASAIVHFLLKPALLFVKKEKREGIRESAADKIKSFHEESVRFSGNKRLIWECVGYTIVQLVFYLSIPYFVLLSMGVTDVGLMTVMTYHAFVMKLSSSIPTPGGSGGAEYSFTSFFGMVLSPDKLVIGLILWRLITYYSCTIFGAIAMIPFGRRAKNRRKKSLGQNAR; this is encoded by the coding sequence ATGGGGAAAAATACGAGCCGGCATGTAATCAGCATTTTACTTGTCGTTGCGATTAGTGTTGGTTTTATTTATTTTCAATTCCGCAATGTGAACTGGAGTATGGTTTTCGATGTTTTAAAAAATGTGAATCTAGTCTATATCGGGATCGCCTGCTTAGCTATGTTCTTGTATTGGTGGCTGGAAGCAGTTGTGTTGCAGCGTTTTGGCAAGCAAGCGGATCCTGCATTGAAGCTTCGGACTTCGTTTCGGATCACGATGATTGGGCAGTTTTTTAATTCGGTAACGCCATTTGCGAGTGGTGGACAGCCAGCGCAACTCTATTTATTGACGCGACGTAAAATTGATATTGGCCTTGCTAGCTCCGTTTTACTCATCAAGTTTATTATTTATCAAGCTGTTATTGTCGGAACCTTCATTTTCTTTCTGATTGTCGGCTTCCCGTTACTTGGACACACAACATTTGAAATTAAATACTTAATTTTGATTGGTTTTGTGATTAATTTGGGAGTGATTGTCGCTCTAATGACTGTCGCAAGAAGTGAACGCGTGGCTTCGGCGATTGTGCATTTTCTTTTGAAGCCAGCACTTTTATTCGTTAAAAAGGAAAAGCGTGAAGGCATCCGTGAAAGTGCAGCGGATAAGATTAAGTCGTTTCATGAGGAAAGTGTGCGTTTTAGTGGGAACAAGCGATTAATTTGGGAATGTGTCGGGTACACGATTGTACAGTTAGTGTTTTATTTAAGTATTCCTTATTTTGTATTGCTCAGTATGGGCGTGACCGATGTTGGCTTAATGACGGTGATGACATATCATGCGTTTGTGATGAAGCTGTCGTCCTCGATTCCAACGCCTGGTGGTAGCGGTGGCGCGGAATATAGCTTTACGTCGTTCTTTGGAATGGTGCTTAGTCCTGATAAATTAGTGATAGGACTTATATTATGGCGTTTGATTACGTATTATAGCTGTACGATTTTTGGAGCAATTGCGATGATTCCATTTGGACGTCGAGCAAAAAATAGACGAAAAAAGAGTCTGGGACAAAACGCGAGATAA
- a CDS encoding MFS transporter has translation MKEKLFNKGFVLITLINFVVYLVYYLLMVIIAVIAQEELNASLGEAGFASGIYIIGTLLARLYMGKKLELIGRKRVLRYGILFFLVTTMAYIYMPSISIMFLIRFLNGFAYGTTSTATNAIVTSYIPKSRNGEGINYYGLSTSLAAAIGPFIGMILLSTTSFYTIILFSTIIVFLTAILCFYLPVKNIVLTDEHRKALKTWTLSSFVEFKVLPIAFVAFLMGISYSTVLTFLASYARAIDLVSASTFFFVVYALVITFTRPMSGKIFDVKGEKFVMYPSYIFLAVGLFVLSTASTSFVLLLSGGLIGLGYGTFMSNGQAVSLKVCEPHRIGIGLSTYFIGLDLGLGIGPYIMGEIHHVLSFQGLYIIAGIIALACIFVYMFFSKRDFSTHSTKNLKGSEEI, from the coding sequence ATGAAAGAAAAATTATTTAATAAAGGCTTTGTTTTAATAACACTCATTAACTTCGTCGTCTACCTCGTTTACTATTTACTAATGGTTATCATCGCCGTCATTGCCCAAGAAGAATTGAACGCTTCACTTGGCGAGGCTGGTTTCGCGTCTGGTATATACATCATCGGCACTCTACTTGCCAGACTTTACATGGGCAAAAAATTAGAACTGATAGGCCGGAAGCGCGTTCTGAGGTACGGCATCCTCTTCTTCTTAGTTACAACGATGGCTTACATATATATGCCCTCTATCTCCATCATGTTCCTCATTCGTTTTTTAAATGGCTTTGCTTACGGAACGACATCCACTGCCACAAACGCGATCGTCACGTCCTATATTCCTAAATCAAGAAATGGTGAAGGTATTAATTATTATGGGCTTAGCACTAGTTTAGCGGCAGCAATTGGCCCATTTATCGGCATGATTTTACTCAGCACAACAAGTTTTTATACAATCATTCTCTTTTCCACCATCATCGTATTCCTAACAGCCATCCTTTGCTTCTATCTCCCTGTAAAAAATATCGTGTTAACCGACGAACATCGAAAAGCACTAAAAACGTGGACATTATCAAGCTTTGTTGAATTTAAAGTACTTCCGATTGCTTTTGTCGCGTTTCTAATGGGCATTTCTTATTCCACCGTCTTAACGTTCCTTGCATCTTACGCAAGAGCCATCGATCTCGTCAGCGCTAGTACCTTTTTCTTCGTTGTTTACGCTCTAGTCATCACCTTCACAAGACCGATGTCTGGCAAAATATTCGACGTTAAAGGCGAGAAATTTGTTATGTATCCTAGCTATATCTTCTTAGCCGTGGGACTATTTGTTTTAAGTACCGCCTCCACTAGCTTTGTCTTACTTCTCTCGGGTGGCTTAATCGGCTTGGGTTACGGCACCTTTATGTCGAACGGGCAAGCTGTCAGTTTGAAAGTTTGCGAACCACACAGAATCGGTATCGGCTTATCCACCTATTTTATTGGACTCGACTTGGGTCTAGGTATCGGTCCCTACATCATGGGCGAAATCCATCACGTTTTATCCTTCCAAGGCCTCTACATCATTGCCGGAATCATCGCCTTAGCTTGTATCTTCGTCTACATGTTCTTTTCCAAAAGAGATTTTTCAACACATTCAACTAAAAATTTAAAAGGAAGTGAAGAAATATGA
- a CDS encoding Crp/Fnr family transcriptional regulator: MNHDILGEYVSSHDFPVITRGKRKYLTYEGLEDSYVYILKNGIIKTSIISRDGREFNLAYINKMDIVSLLKDEYSQFANAPFNIRVESERAELYRIDRVQFWKDVNTNADLQFYVKDYYRTRLLESIKKMQQMLMNGKLGAICTQLYELYKLFGVEMEPDQFLIDFLVSNEEIGHFCGINSASSVNRIFQQLKAEGVIMMRKRYIIIKKLDVIQENVIF; this comes from the coding sequence ATGAATCATGATATTCTTGGTGAGTATGTAAGTAGCCATGATTTTCCGGTTATTACGAGGGGAAAGCGCAAGTATTTAACCTACGAGGGATTGGAAGATTCGTATGTGTATATACTGAAAAATGGGATTATCAAGACAAGTATTATTTCTAGGGATGGTAGGGAATTTAATCTAGCTTATATTAATAAAATGGACATTGTTTCACTACTGAAAGATGAGTACTCTCAGTTTGCGAACGCGCCTTTTAATATTCGTGTGGAATCAGAGCGTGCGGAATTATATCGGATTGATCGGGTTCAGTTTTGGAAAGATGTGAATACGAACGCTGATTTACAATTTTATGTGAAAGATTATTACCGGACGCGGCTTTTGGAGTCTATCAAGAAAATGCAGCAAATGTTGATGAATGGTAAGCTGGGAGCTATTTGTACGCAGCTCTATGAGTTATATAAATTGTTTGGTGTGGAGATGGAGCCGGACCAATTTCTGATTGATTTTTTAGTGAGTAATGAGGAAATTGGTCATTTTTGTGGTATTAATTCGGCGAGTAGTGTGAACCGTATTTTTCAGCAGTTGAAGGCGGAGGGGGTTATCATGATGCGCAAACGTTATATTATTATTAAGAAGTTAGATGTGATTCAGGAGAATGTGATTTTTTAA